In a genomic window of Zonotrichia albicollis isolate bZonAlb1 chromosome 7, bZonAlb1.hap1, whole genome shotgun sequence:
- the LOC141729529 gene encoding LOW QUALITY PROTEIN: olfactory receptor 14A16-like (The sequence of the model RefSeq protein was modified relative to this genomic sequence to represent the inferred CDS: inserted 2 bases in 1 codon) yields MSNSSSIRHFLLLALADTRQLQLLHFCLLLGISLAALLGNGLIISTVACGHHLHTPMFFFLLNLALSDLGSICTTVPKAMHNSLWHTSNISYKGCAAQMFLFVFFITAEFSLLTVMGYDCYVSICKPLHYGTLLGSRACAHMAAAAWASAFLNALLHTANTFSLPLCHGNALGQFFCEIPQLLKLSCSKSYIRELVLSVVSXFLLFGCFVFIVFSYLQIFRAVLRIPSEQGRHKAFSTCLPHLAVVSLFVTTGVFSYLKPPSISSPSLDLAVSVLYSVVPPALNPLIYSLRNQELKHGMRKMMTGWFSEGIKYPFFTA; encoded by the exons atgtccaacagcagctccatcaggcacttcctcctgctggcattggcagacacgcggcagctgcagctcctgcacttctgcctcttgctgggcatctccctggctgccctcctgggcaacggcctcatcatcagcacagtagcctgcggccaccacctgcacacgcccatgttcttcttcctgctcaacctggccctcagcgacctgggctccatctgcaccactgtccccaaagccatgcacaattccctctggcaCACCAGCaacatctcctacaaaggatgtgctgcacagatgtttctgtttgtatttttcatTACAGCAGAATTTTCCCTCCTGACTGTCATGGGCTACGActgctacgtgtccatctgcaaacccctgcactacgggaccctcctgggcagcagagcttgtgcccacatggcagcagctgcctgggccagtgcctttctcaatgctctgctgcacacggccaatacattttccctgcccctgtgccatggcaatgccctgggccagttcttctgtgaaatcccacagctcctcaagctctcctgctccaaatcctataTCAGGGAACTTGTGCTCAGTGTAGTTAG TTTTCtgttatttggttgttttgtgttcattgttttctcctatttGCAGattttcagggctgtgctgaggatcccctctgagcagggacggcataaagccttttccacctgcctccctcacctggccgtggtctccctcTTTGTCACCACTGGCGTATtttcctacctgaagcccccctccatatCCTCCCCATCCTTGGATCTGgcagtgtcagttctgtactcagtggttcctccagccctgaaccctctTATCTatagcctgaggaaccaggagctcaagcaTGGAATGAGAAAaatgatgactggatggttttcAGAA